A single region of the Pseudomonas sp. B21-023 genome encodes:
- a CDS encoding DUF4440 domain-containing protein — protein sequence MPDQAIARAERSIHHVHELIHRIFTRPAAETQAVLGGLMAVFADDFSMVGTAGTVVTRAQVEQLFSRAAGARPGLEIVVSNVQVVWQAGVNVAVRYKETHRLQGVVQARWSLALLECSNRGVVWRCLHETAIS from the coding sequence ATGCCTGACCAAGCGATTGCCCGCGCCGAACGCAGCATTCATCACGTTCATGAGCTGATCCACAGAATCTTCACCCGCCCAGCGGCCGAGACCCAGGCAGTGCTCGGTGGACTGATGGCGGTGTTCGCCGATGATTTCAGCATGGTCGGCACGGCGGGCACGGTGGTGACCCGCGCACAGGTGGAGCAACTGTTCAGCCGGGCGGCCGGCGCACGGCCAGGGCTGGAGATCGTCGTCAGCAACGTCCAGGTGGTATGGCAGGCCGGGGTGAACGTAGCAGTGCGCTACAAGGAAACCCATCGGTTGCAGGGTGTGGTGCAGGCACGCTGGTCACTGGCACTGCTGGAGTGCAGCAACCGCGGCGTGGTGTGGCGATGCCTGCACGAGACCGCAATCAGCTAG
- the preA gene encoding NAD-dependent dihydropyrimidine dehydrogenase subunit PreA produces the protein MADLSIVFAGIKAPNPFWLASAPPTDKAYNVIRAFEAGWGGVVWKTLGEDPAAVNVSSRYSAHYGANRQVQGINNIELITDRSLEINLREITQVKKDWPDRALIVSLMVPCVEESWKFILPLVEATGADGIELNFGCPHGMPERGMGAAVGQVPEYVEMVTRWCKTHCTLPVIVKLTPNITDIRQSARAAHRGGADAVSLINTINSITSVDLDRMVAHPIVGDQSTHGGYCGSAVKPIALNMVAEIARDPETRGLPICGIGGIGTWRDAAEFIALGSGAVQVCTAAMLHGFRIVDDMQDGLSRWMDQHGHRNLEAFRGQAVGHTTDWKYLDINYKSVAQIDQDACIGCGRCHIACEDTSHQAIASTLKADGTHAYSVIEAECVGCNLCQITCPVEGCIDMQAQDTGKPYMNWTQDPRNPYREAG, from the coding sequence ATGGCCGACCTGTCCATCGTATTCGCCGGCATCAAGGCACCCAATCCATTCTGGTTGGCTTCCGCGCCCCCCACCGACAAGGCCTACAACGTAATCCGCGCCTTCGAGGCCGGCTGGGGCGGGGTGGTGTGGAAGACCCTGGGCGAGGACCCGGCGGCGGTCAACGTGTCGTCGCGCTACTCGGCGCACTACGGCGCCAACCGCCAGGTGCAGGGCATCAACAACATCGAGCTGATCACCGACCGCTCGCTGGAGATCAACCTGCGCGAGATCACCCAGGTGAAGAAGGACTGGCCCGACCGTGCGCTGATCGTGTCGCTGATGGTGCCGTGCGTCGAAGAATCCTGGAAGTTCATCCTGCCGCTGGTGGAAGCCACCGGCGCCGATGGCATCGAGCTCAACTTCGGCTGCCCCCACGGCATGCCCGAGCGCGGCATGGGCGCCGCCGTCGGCCAGGTGCCCGAATATGTGGAAATGGTCACCCGCTGGTGCAAGACCCATTGCACGCTGCCGGTGATCGTCAAGCTCACCCCCAATATCACCGACATCCGCCAGTCGGCGCGCGCTGCCCACCGGGGCGGGGCGGACGCAGTGTCGCTCATCAACACCATCAACTCGATCACCAGCGTCGACCTGGACCGCATGGTCGCGCACCCCATCGTCGGCGACCAGAGCACCCATGGCGGCTACTGCGGGTCGGCGGTCAAGCCGATCGCCCTGAACATGGTCGCCGAGATCGCCCGTGACCCCGAGACCCGCGGGCTGCCGATCTGCGGCATCGGCGGTATCGGCACCTGGCGCGACGCCGCCGAGTTCATCGCCCTGGGTAGCGGCGCGGTACAGGTGTGCACGGCGGCGATGCTGCACGGCTTTCGCATTGTCGACGACATGCAGGACGGCCTGTCGCGCTGGATGGACCAACATGGCCACCGCAACCTCGAGGCGTTTCGTGGCCAGGCCGTTGGGCACACCACCGACTGGAAATACCTGGACATCAACTACAAGTCGGTGGCGCAGATCGACCAGGACGCCTGCATCGGCTGCGGGCGCTGCCACATCGCCTGCGAGGACACCTCGCACCAGGCCATCGCCAGCACCCTGAAGGCTGACGGCACTCACGCCTACAGTGTGATCGAGGCCGAGTGCGTGGGTTGCAACCTGTGCCAGATCACCTGCCCGGTGGAAGGTTGCATCGACATGCAGGCGCAGGACACCGGCAAGCCGTACATGAACTGGACGCAGGATCCGCGCAATCCCTATCGTGAGGCGGGTTGA
- a CDS encoding NAD(P)-dependent oxidoreductase: MIDALNHLPRPRAGADQLAEAFSDLAPPLTARQAAVESARCLYCYDAPCVNACPSEIDIPSFIHRISDENLQGAAERILSANILGGSCARVCPTEILCQQACVRNNAQECAPVLIGQLQRYALDHADFTEHPFQRSPASGKRIAVVGAGPAGLSCAHRLAMHGHDVVIFEARERAGGLNEYGIARYKLVDDYAQREVEFLLGIGGIEILHGQRLGGNLSLAELHGQYDAVFLGLGLGAVRQLGLADEDAPGLLAATDYIRELRQADDLTQLPLADRCLVLGAGNTAIDMAVQMSRLGARDVNLVYRRGEADMGATGHEQEIAKHNQVRLHTWARPDAVLLDDAGRVRGMRFARTQLIDGRLGDTGETFELAADAIFKAIGQRFDEQSLGDPLAAQLARDGERIQVDAHMRTSIPGIYTGGDCTALGQDLTVQAVQHGKLAAEAIHAQLMLNVEAA; the protein is encoded by the coding sequence GTGATCGATGCCCTGAACCACTTGCCGCGCCCCCGCGCCGGCGCCGACCAGCTGGCAGAGGCCTTCAGCGACCTCGCGCCCCCGCTCACCGCCCGCCAGGCCGCTGTCGAGAGCGCGCGCTGCCTGTACTGCTACGACGCGCCGTGCGTCAATGCGTGCCCCAGTGAAATCGACATCCCCTCGTTCATCCACCGCATCAGTGACGAGAACCTGCAGGGCGCCGCCGAACGCATTCTCTCGGCCAACATCCTTGGCGGCAGCTGCGCCCGTGTTTGCCCCACGGAGATCCTTTGCCAGCAAGCCTGCGTGCGCAACAACGCCCAGGAGTGCGCCCCGGTGCTGATCGGCCAATTGCAGCGCTACGCCCTGGACCATGCCGACTTCACCGAGCATCCGTTCCAGCGCTCACCGGCCAGTGGCAAGCGCATCGCCGTGGTCGGCGCCGGCCCCGCCGGATTGTCGTGCGCGCACCGGCTGGCCATGCACGGCCACGACGTGGTGATCTTCGAGGCGCGGGAGAGGGCCGGTGGTCTCAACGAATACGGCATCGCCCGCTACAAGCTGGTGGACGACTACGCCCAGCGCGAAGTGGAATTCCTGCTGGGCATCGGCGGAATCGAGATCCTCCATGGCCAGCGCCTGGGCGGCAACCTGTCGTTGGCCGAGCTCCACGGCCAGTACGACGCGGTGTTCCTCGGCCTGGGCCTGGGGGCCGTGCGCCAGCTGGGCCTGGCGGACGAAGACGCGCCGGGCCTGCTTGCCGCCACCGACTATATCCGTGAGCTGCGCCAGGCTGACGACCTCACCCAGCTGCCGTTGGCTGACCGCTGCCTGGTGCTCGGCGCCGGCAACACCGCCATCGACATGGCCGTGCAGATGAGCCGCCTGGGCGCCCGCGACGTCAACCTGGTGTACCGCCGCGGCGAAGCCGACATGGGCGCCACCGGCCATGAGCAGGAAATTGCCAAGCACAATCAGGTGCGCCTGCACACCTGGGCACGGCCCGATGCCGTGCTGCTGGATGATGCCGGGCGCGTGCGTGGCATGCGCTTCGCGCGCACGCAATTGATCGACGGACGCCTGGGCGATACCGGCGAAACCTTCGAGCTGGCCGCCGACGCGATCTTCAAGGCCATCGGCCAGCGCTTCGATGAGCAAAGCCTCGGCGATCCGCTGGCGGCGCAACTGGCCCGCGACGGCGAGCGCATACAGGTGGACGCGCACATGCGTACCTCCATCCCCGGCATCTACACCGGCGGCGACTGTACCGCGCTGGGCCAGGACCTCACCGTCCAGGCCGTGCAACATGGCAAGCTGGCCGCCGAAGCCATCCATGCCCAACTCATGCTCAACGTGGAGGCTGCGTAA
- the hydA gene encoding dihydropyrimidinase has product MSLLIRGATVVTHEESYPADVLCADGLIRAIGKDLEAPTDCEILDGSGQYLMPGGIDPHTHMQLPFMGTVASEDFFSGTAAGLAGGTTSIIDFVIPNPQQSLLEAFHTWRGWAQKSASDYGFHVAITWWSEQVAEEMGELVAQHGVNSFKHFMAYKNAIMAADDTLVASFERCLQLGAVPTVHAENGELVYHLQQKLLAQGLTGPEAHPLSRPSQVEGEAASRAIRIAETLGTPLYLVHVSSREALDEITYARAKGQPVYGEVLPGHLLLDDSVYRDPDWATAAGYVMSPPFRPREHQEALWGGLQSGNLHTTATDHCCFCAEQKAMGRNDFSRIPNGTAGIEDRMAVLWDAGVNSGRLSMHEFVALTSTNTAKIFNLFPRKGAIRVGADADLVLWDPQGTRTISAQTHHQRVDFNIFEGRTVRGVPSHTVSQGKVLWADGDLRAEPGAGRYVERPAYPSVYEVLERRAERQKPTPVQR; this is encoded by the coding sequence ATGTCCCTGTTGATCCGTGGCGCCACCGTGGTTACCCATGAAGAGAGCTACCCCGCCGATGTCCTGTGTGCCGATGGCCTGATCCGCGCCATCGGCAAAGACCTCGAAGCCCCCACCGACTGTGAGATCCTCGACGGCAGTGGCCAGTACCTGATGCCCGGCGGCATCGACCCGCACACCCACATGCAGCTGCCGTTCATGGGCACGGTGGCCAGCGAGGACTTCTTCAGCGGCACTGCCGCGGGTCTGGCCGGGGGCACCACCTCGATCATCGACTTCGTCATCCCCAACCCGCAGCAGTCGCTGCTCGAAGCCTTCCATACCTGGCGCGGCTGGGCGCAGAAGAGTGCCAGCGACTATGGCTTCCACGTCGCCATCACCTGGTGGAGCGAGCAGGTCGCCGAGGAGATGGGTGAACTGGTCGCCCAGCATGGAGTGAACAGCTTCAAGCACTTCATGGCCTACAAGAATGCGATCATGGCCGCCGACGACACCCTGGTGGCCAGCTTCGAACGCTGCCTGCAACTGGGCGCGGTACCCACGGTGCACGCCGAAAACGGCGAGCTGGTCTATCACCTGCAGCAAAAATTGCTCGCCCAGGGCCTGACCGGCCCCGAGGCACACCCGCTGTCGCGTCCGTCCCAGGTCGAAGGGGAGGCCGCCAGCCGCGCCATCCGTATCGCCGAAACCCTGGGCACGCCGCTGTATCTGGTGCATGTCTCCAGCCGCGAGGCGCTGGATGAGATCACCTATGCCCGGGCCAAGGGCCAGCCGGTTTACGGTGAGGTGCTGCCGGGGCATCTGCTGCTCGACGACAGCGTTTACCGTGATCCGGACTGGGCCACCGCCGCCGGCTACGTGATGAGCCCGCCGTTCCGCCCGCGCGAGCACCAGGAGGCGCTGTGGGGTGGCCTTCAGTCGGGCAACCTGCACACCACGGCCACTGATCATTGCTGCTTCTGCGCCGAGCAGAAGGCCATGGGCCGCAACGACTTCAGCCGGATCCCCAACGGCACCGCCGGCATCGAAGACCGCATGGCGGTGCTGTGGGACGCCGGGGTGAACAGCGGGCGCCTGTCGATGCACGAGTTCGTCGCGCTGACCTCCACCAACACCGCGAAGATCTTCAACCTGTTCCCGCGCAAGGGCGCGATCCGCGTCGGCGCCGATGCCGACCTGGTGCTGTGGGACCCGCAGGGCACCCGTACCATCAGCGCCCAGACCCACCACCAGCGGGTCGATTTCAACATCTTCGAAGGCCGCACAGTGCGCGGCGTCCCCAGCCACACCGTCAGCCAGGGCAAGGTGCTCTGGGCCGATGGCGACCTGCGTGCCGAGCCGGGCGCGGGGCGTTATGTGGAGCGCCCGGCCTATCCCTCGGTGTACGAGGTGCTGGAACGGCGTGCCGAACGGCAGAAACCGACGCCGGTTCAGCGCTGA
- a CDS encoding NCS1 family nucleobase:cation symporter-1, protein MQQSRSQVVEQHGLYELDAGSDVLDSPRYNHDIAPTKVHQRTWNKWHITALWVGMSICVPTYTLGGVLTAYFGLSVGEALLAILLANLIVLIPLTLNAFPGTKYGIPFPVLLRASFGIFGSNVPCLIRAVVACGWFGIQTMFGGLAIHLFLGSLFPEWKALGGSGEVIGFMLFWSLNLWVVLRGAESIKWLETLSAPLLVAVGVGLLFWALPHMSMSELLAQPPKRPEGASVVGYFCAGLTAMVGFWTTLSLNIPDFSRYAKSQKDQILGQIFGLPLTMFLFASLGVIMTAASASLVGQTVSDPVSLIGHIQSPGWVALAMALIIVATLSTNTAANIVSPTNDFQNIAPRLIGRSRAVWLTGFIGLALMGHELLKKLGWIVSDLSLESLYSNWLLGYSSLLGPIAGIMVVDYFLVRRQQLDLAGLYRDDVYPAWNWAGFIAFGVPVALTVMAIGNSSFSWFYDYGWFTGSLLGGGLYYALGGIAVRGPARLAKPMP, encoded by the coding sequence ATGCAACAGAGCAGATCGCAAGTGGTCGAGCAGCATGGCCTGTACGAGCTCGACGCCGGCAGCGACGTCCTCGACAGCCCCCGCTACAACCACGACATCGCACCGACCAAGGTGCACCAGCGCACCTGGAACAAGTGGCACATCACTGCGTTATGGGTGGGCATGTCCATCTGCGTGCCTACCTACACCCTTGGCGGCGTGCTCACCGCCTACTTCGGCCTGAGCGTGGGCGAGGCGCTGCTGGCGATCCTGCTGGCCAACCTCATCGTGCTTATCCCGCTGACCCTCAACGCCTTCCCCGGGACCAAATACGGCATCCCGTTCCCGGTGCTGCTGCGCGCCTCGTTCGGTATCTTTGGTTCCAACGTGCCGTGCCTGATCCGCGCCGTGGTGGCCTGCGGCTGGTTCGGTATCCAGACGATGTTCGGCGGTCTGGCCATCCACCTGTTCCTGGGTTCGTTGTTCCCCGAGTGGAAGGCACTGGGTGGATCCGGCGAGGTGATCGGCTTCATGCTGTTCTGGTCGCTGAACCTGTGGGTGGTGCTGCGCGGCGCCGAGTCGATCAAATGGCTGGAGACGCTGTCGGCACCGTTGCTGGTGGCGGTCGGTGTCGGCCTGTTGTTCTGGGCGCTGCCGCACATGTCGATGAGCGAGTTGCTGGCGCAGCCGCCCAAACGCCCCGAGGGCGCCAGCGTGGTCGGCTACTTCTGCGCCGGGCTCACCGCCATGGTCGGTTTCTGGACCACGCTGTCGCTGAACATCCCCGATTTCAGCCGTTACGCGAAAAGCCAGAAGGACCAGATTCTCGGGCAGATCTTCGGCCTGCCGCTGACCATGTTCCTGTTCGCTTCGCTGGGCGTGATCATGACCGCTGCCTCCGCCTCGCTGGTGGGTCAGACGGTGTCCGACCCGGTGAGCCTGATCGGCCATATCCAGAGCCCCGGCTGGGTGGCCCTGGCCATGGCGCTGATCATCGTCGCAACGCTGTCGACCAACACCGCGGCCAACATCGTCTCGCCCACCAACGACTTCCAGAACATCGCCCCGCGCCTGATCGGGCGCAGCCGTGCCGTCTGGCTGACCGGCTTCATCGGCCTGGCGCTGATGGGCCACGAGCTGCTCAAGAAGCTCGGCTGGATCGTCTCCGACCTGAGCCTGGAGAGCCTGTACTCCAACTGGCTGCTGGGCTATTCCAGCCTGCTAGGGCCAATCGCCGGGATCATGGTGGTGGACTACTTCCTGGTCCGCCGCCAGCAGCTGGACCTCGCCGGGCTGTACCGCGACGACGTGTACCCGGCGTGGAACTGGGCCGGGTTCATTGCCTTCGGCGTGCCGGTGGCGCTGACCGTGATGGCGATTGGCAACAGCAGTTTCAGCTGGTTCTACGACTACGGCTGGTTCACCGGTTCGCTGCTCGGCGGCGGGCTCTACTACGCCCTCGGCGGTATCGCGGTGCGCGGCCCGGCGCGGCTGGCCAAGCCGATGCCCTGA
- a CDS encoding Zn-dependent hydrolase: MTTPAKEILQSSQHHIDSNRLWQSLMDLARLGATPKGGVCRLALTDLDRQARDLFVQWCEAAGCTVSIDAVGNIFARRPGRNAKLPPVMTGSHIDTQPTGGKFDGCFGVMAGLEVIRTLNDLGVETEAPLEVVVWTNEEGSRFAPCMMGSGVFANKFTLEHTLAKRDAQGVSVGEALNAIGYAGSRTVSGHPVGAYFEAHIEQGPILEDQHKTIGVVLGALGQKWFDLTLRGVEAHAGPTPMHLRKDALVGAAAVVEAVNRTALAHQPHACGTVGCLQAYPGSRNVIPGEVRMTLDFRHLEGQRLESMIAEVRQVIEATTAKHGLDYELVPTADFPALYFDKGCVEAVRDSARNLGLAHMDIVSGAGHDAIFLAELGPAGMIFVPCEGGISHNEIENATPEDLAAGCAVLLRAMLAASEAIANGRLAA; this comes from the coding sequence ATGACCACCCCCGCCAAGGAAATCCTGCAATCCAGCCAACACCACATAGACAGTAACCGCCTGTGGCAATCGCTGATGGACCTGGCCCGCCTCGGCGCCACGCCAAAGGGCGGCGTATGCCGCCTGGCGCTGACCGATCTCGATCGCCAGGCTCGCGACCTGTTCGTGCAGTGGTGCGAAGCAGCCGGTTGCACGGTGAGCATCGACGCCGTAGGCAACATCTTCGCCCGCCGCCCAGGGCGCAACGCCAAGCTGCCACCCGTGATGACCGGCAGCCATATCGACACCCAGCCCACCGGCGGCAAGTTCGACGGCTGCTTTGGCGTGATGGCCGGGCTGGAGGTGATCCGCACCCTCAATGATCTCGGCGTGGAAACCGAAGCGCCGCTGGAGGTGGTGGTGTGGACCAACGAGGAAGGCTCACGCTTCGCCCCGTGCATGATGGGTTCTGGGGTGTTCGCCAACAAGTTCACCCTCGAGCACACCCTGGCCAAGCGCGATGCCCAGGGCGTGAGCGTCGGCGAGGCATTGAACGCAATCGGCTACGCCGGCAGCCGCACCGTGTCCGGCCACCCGGTCGGCGCCTACTTCGAGGCGCATATCGAGCAGGGCCCGATCCTCGAGGACCAGCACAAGACCATCGGCGTGGTGCTCGGCGCCCTCGGCCAGAAGTGGTTCGACCTGACCCTGCGCGGCGTCGAGGCCCACGCAGGCCCCACGCCGATGCACCTGCGCAAGGACGCCCTGGTCGGTGCCGCCGCCGTGGTCGAGGCGGTCAACCGCACCGCCCTCGCCCACCAGCCACATGCCTGCGGCACGGTCGGTTGCCTGCAGGCCTACCCCGGCTCGCGCAACGTGATCCCCGGCGAAGTGCGCATGACCCTGGATTTTCGCCACCTGGAAGGCCAGCGACTGGAGTCGATGATCGCCGAGGTGCGCCAGGTGATCGAGGCCACCACGGCCAAGCACGGGCTGGACTACGAGCTGGTGCCCACCGCTGACTTCCCGGCCCTGTATTTCGACAAAGGTTGCGTCGAGGCGGTACGTGATTCGGCACGCAACCTGGGCCTGGCGCACATGGACATCGTCAGCGGCGCCGGGCACGACGCGATTTTCCTTGCCGAACTGGGCCCGGCGGGGATGATCTTCGTGCCGTGCGAGGGCGGGATCAGCCACAACGAAATCGAGAACGCCACCCCCGAGGACCTCGCCGCCGGCTGCGCGGTGCTGCTGCGGGCGATGCTGGCGGCGTCGGAGGCAATTGCCAACGGACGATTGGCGGCGTAG
- the modA gene encoding molybdate ABC transporter substrate-binding protein has translation MRIRLFCLAASTLASLICLNSAWADEVQVAVAANFTAPIQAIARDFEKDTGHKLVAAYGATGQFYAQIKNGAPFEVFLAADDSTPAKLEQEKEIVAGSRFTYAIGTLALWSAKPGYVDAKGDVLKKNEYKHLSIANPKAAPYGLAATQVLDKLKLTEATKAKIVEGQNITQAFQFVSTGNAELGFVALSQIYKDGKVSEGSAWLVPAELHDPIRQDAVILNKGKDNPAAKALVDYLKGPKAAAVIKSYGYEL, from the coding sequence ATGCGTATTCGCTTGTTCTGTCTGGCCGCCAGCACCCTCGCCAGCCTGATCTGCCTCAACAGTGCCTGGGCCGATGAAGTCCAGGTCGCCGTCGCGGCCAACTTCACAGCGCCCATCCAGGCCATCGCCAGGGATTTCGAGAAGGACACCGGCCACAAGCTGGTCGCTGCCTACGGCGCCACCGGCCAGTTCTACGCACAGATCAAGAACGGCGCGCCATTCGAAGTGTTTCTCGCCGCCGACGACAGCACTCCGGCCAAGCTGGAACAGGAAAAGGAAATCGTTGCAGGCTCGCGCTTCACCTACGCCATCGGCACCCTGGCGCTGTGGTCGGCCAAGCCAGGCTATGTCGACGCCAAGGGTGATGTGCTGAAGAAGAACGAGTACAAGCACCTGTCCATCGCCAATCCCAAGGCCGCGCCCTATGGCCTGGCCGCCACCCAGGTACTGGACAAGCTGAAGCTGACCGAAGCCACCAAGGCGAAGATCGTCGAGGGCCAGAATATCACCCAAGCCTTCCAGTTCGTTTCCACCGGCAACGCCGAGCTGGGCTTCGTCGCGCTGTCGCAGATCTACAAGGATGGCAAGGTCAGCGAAGGCTCCGCCTGGCTCGTGCCCGCCGAACTGCATGACCCGATCCGCCAGGATGCGGTGATCCTCAACAAAGGCAAGGACAACCCGGCCGCCAAGGCCCTGGTCGATTACCTCAAGGGCCCGAAAGCCGCCGCGGTGATCAAGTCCTACGGCTATGAGCTCTGA
- the modB gene encoding molybdate ABC transporter permease subunit, giving the protein MPLDASDLGAIWLTIKLASLTTAILLVLGTPIAWWLARTRSWLRGPIGAVVALPLVLPPTVIGFYLLLALGPHGWIGQATQALGLGSVVFSFTGLVIGSVVYSMPFVVQPLQNAFGAIGQRPLEVAATLRASPWDTFVHVVLPLARPGFITASILGFAHTVGEFGVVLMIGGNIPDKTRVVSVQIFDHVEAMEYSQAHWLAGAMLVFSFLVLLMLYAGRRGKAGWS; this is encoded by the coding sequence ATGCCTCTCGACGCCAGTGACCTGGGCGCCATCTGGCTGACCATCAAGCTGGCCAGCCTGACCACCGCCATCCTCCTGGTGCTGGGCACGCCCATCGCCTGGTGGCTGGCGCGCACCCGTTCCTGGCTGCGCGGGCCGATCGGCGCGGTAGTGGCCCTGCCCCTGGTGCTGCCGCCAACGGTAATCGGCTTCTACCTGCTGCTGGCCCTCGGCCCCCATGGCTGGATCGGCCAGGCCACACAGGCTCTGGGCCTGGGCAGCGTGGTGTTCAGCTTCACCGGGCTGGTGATCGGCTCGGTGGTGTACTCGATGCCCTTCGTGGTGCAGCCATTGCAGAACGCCTTCGGCGCTATTGGCCAGCGCCCGCTGGAGGTGGCAGCGACACTGCGCGCCAGCCCCTGGGACACCTTCGTCCACGTGGTACTGCCCCTGGCTCGCCCCGGTTTCATTACCGCCAGCATCCTCGGCTTCGCCCATACCGTCGGCGAGTTCGGCGTGGTGCTGATGATCGGTGGCAACATTCCCGACAAGACCCGTGTGGTCTCGGTGCAGATCTTCGATCACGTCGAGGCCATGGAATATAGCCAGGCCCACTGGCTGGCCGGGGCCATGCTGGTGTTCTCGTTCCTGGTGCTGCTGATGCTCTATGCCGGCCGCCGTGGCAAGGCAGGCTGGAGCTGA
- the modC gene encoding molybdenum ABC transporter ATP-binding protein, with the protein MSASIQARLKLARDDFTLDVDLDLPGRGISALFGHSGSGKTSCLRCLAGLERAASAYIEINGEVWEDSARGHFIPPHRRPVGYVFQEASLFPHLSVQGNLEFGWRRIAPQARKISQEQACQLLGIGHLLARKPATLSGGEAQRVGIARALLSSPRLLLMDEPLAALDSARKREILPYLERLHDELDIPLIYVSHAQDEVARLADHLVLLEQGKAVASGPIGQTLARLDLSLAQGEDAGVVLEGVVVGHDPHYELFDLRLPGTEGQLLRIAHPALQVGSSLRLKVQARDVSLALAADGASSILNRLPVRVRECRPADNPAHVLVSLDAAGSALLARITRYSADQLDVRAGQLLWAQIKSVALLG; encoded by the coding sequence ATGAGCGCATCGATACAGGCGCGCCTGAAACTGGCGCGTGACGACTTCACCCTGGACGTCGACCTTGACCTGCCCGGTCGCGGCATCAGCGCCCTGTTCGGTCACTCCGGCTCAGGCAAGACCTCGTGCCTGCGCTGCCTGGCCGGCCTGGAACGGGCCGCCAGCGCCTACATCGAAATCAATGGCGAGGTGTGGGAAGACAGCGCCCGCGGGCACTTCATCCCACCTCACCGGCGCCCGGTCGGCTACGTGTTCCAGGAGGCCAGCCTGTTCCCGCACCTGTCGGTGCAAGGCAACCTTGAGTTCGGCTGGCGCCGTATCGCACCGCAGGCACGCAAGATCAGCCAGGAACAGGCCTGCCAGCTGCTGGGCATCGGCCACCTGCTGGCGCGCAAGCCGGCGACACTGTCCGGCGGCGAGGCACAACGCGTCGGCATCGCCCGAGCCTTGCTCAGCAGCCCGCGACTGTTGCTGATGGACGAGCCCCTGGCTGCGCTCGACAGCGCGCGCAAGCGTGAAATCCTCCCGTACCTGGAGCGCCTGCACGACGAGCTGGATATCCCGCTGATCTACGTCAGCCATGCCCAGGACGAAGTGGCGCGCCTGGCCGACCACCTGGTTCTGCTCGAACAGGGCAAGGCGGTGGCCAGCGGGCCGATCGGCCAGACCCTGGCCCGCCTCGACCTGTCATTGGCCCAGGGCGAGGATGCCGGGGTGGTGCTCGAAGGCGTGGTGGTGGGCCACGACCCGCATTATGAGCTGTTCGACCTGCGCCTGCCCGGCACGGAGGGGCAATTGCTGCGTATCGCCCACCCCGCCTTGCAGGTGGGCAGCAGCCTGCGCCTGAAGGTCCAGGCCCGGGACGTCAGCCTGGCATTGGCCGCCGACGGCGCGTCGAGCATTCTCAACCGCCTGCCGGTGCGGGTCCGCGAATGCCGCCCGGCGGACAACCCGGCCCATGTGCTGGTCAGCCTGGATGCCG